AGACATCAGACTGGACCAATTTTCAAACTTTGGAGCTAAAATGCCTAGACCTACTTCAAATTAAATAGGGCAAGCCATTCCTACACTTGAATCCAGGTATCCCCCCAAAATTCCACAGAGACCATGAACTACAATTTTTTCAACCATCCGCCTAGGTTTTAATTGAATCTAAAAGAAGGGGAAACTGGAAACCCTAGGCCCTACTCAGAGATATTATATAAATTCTATATTATAAATTcataataatcataatcataGGGTAGCTTTCTCCTTATCATTAGGTAACTAGGAATTTCATGTTCACCTGTTATTGAATTTAATTTGATGGTCGAGATCAAAACAAttagaatatttttatttatttttaaatttagtTAATTATTGAATCATAGTCACTGAATATCTACACTAAATTGGCCAAGACAAGGGAAACAACTAAAAATATATGAACCCTGGTAGAACTTCTGCTATCTCCAGTGCGGCGTAGTTCTTGGTGTTGTTCTTAGGCTTGATATCTCTTGAAATCTGCAAACTTAGTGATGCATTTTCAAGCTATTCTTCATCATCAGGTTAATCTTATCAATCTTCTCTACCCTCCTACTTCATGCCTGCAATCTTGCTCTTTCGTTCGCGATTGGGTCTCAGCGTGGTTTCGAAGGTTTTTGGCAAATGGTGCTGCGATGCTCGAAGATACACATTGAAGGATTGTGGATTGCTTGTACTAGGTTTGCTATTGATAGTAACTGTGCCATTGTCTCGATTGGTGGGGTCCGTGGGGAGAGACTTTTCCTTGGTTGGTGGTTTGATAGTGACCGGTGACCTTGTCATTGTCGCGATCGGTGGGGAGAGATTTTCCCCTGCAACTTCTTCCTTGGTGTCTATCAAAAAGACTAAAACTTGACTGACAGTGGCGGAGGCAGGAATGTATATAAACGAGggcaaaaaaatttctttccttTCTGCCTCTCCTCTACCCGGCAGAGCAACTTTGGGCCGGTTTTGAACAAGCAGAGTACCGGGACCGGCCTAAACCCGAACCGAGACAATACAGTCCGGGTTTTTAGGGCTTTCGGTTCCTGGCAGTAGCACCAAGGCTGCGAATAGTACCATTCTGCAATTTGCAGTACCAGCAAGGGTACATatgaaacaaatcaattttctcTACTTGGTCGTCGCCTTTAGAAGCGTGGCTGATGTGGAGGAGATCGAGACGCATTAGGGGAAGAAGGGTGTTGTGCACTGAGGAACCAAGGGAGTGCCAAActgaaggaagaggaagaagatgaagcaggaagagacaaaagaaaaaactgAAGAAGAATGAGATAAAGAGGAGACCGAGAGTTGAGAaagattgataaaaaaaaaaaacaaaaaaaaacagagagagtgaGAAGGTCGATCTCTAGTTTTTGGAGGAGGAGCACAGCTGGGGTTGACTGGctgagaaaaaagaagaagaagaaccaaagAAGAGAGATAAGAAAAGAGAATGAGAGGAATCGTGTTGGAGGAATAATGGAATATTAATTGCCACTTGGAGGAGTGCCCCATATTATTAATATATGATCAGTGAAGTATGAGGGCACTGAATCAAAAGAAGTGGGGGCAAAAAGAAGATCAGTGAACAAAATATATGATTTTACTGGGGCCACTGCCCCACTCGTTCTTCATTGGCTTCTCTGTTAACATCAATCTCAATTGTTTAGActttagggcaactccaaccattggGTGCCAAACTAAAATTTGGCCAATTATGAGACTTTGCATCTCCAACTATGGTTTTTTGGTGGATTTGGTCTTATAAATATAAGACTTGGGCTCATTTGGagtctcatatttgagacttttCCAATACCAGAACCGGCTACAGTGACACGAGACCACATAAATATCATACCCAGCCCAATAAAGCAACTAACGCgctggagagagagattgattgaAACGCGCTGGGGTTTACGTCAGGCGAGGAACGCACGCGCCAGACCTGTGCTGGAGAGAGAAGAAACACAGCAAATAACAGAAGACTGGGCCCTGTGCTGACTGAAGCTGTCGACTCTTGACCGTTGGGATTTACAACGGTCTTATAATGAATGGCCACAATCTATCCATTTTGAATATGGACGGCTATGATGTCGtcctataatttttattttttttaatgttacGGATCTATTTGTCATCTGACGGCTCAGATTTGAGGAAAAAACATTAATCCACAGCTCTTATTAAATAGCGGGTTAGTAATttcatttttattcaaaaaaaattattttaaaaatcagaaaattgaggAAAAATATAGACCCGTTGGAAAagtaaaatttagaaaattctataaataccaacccATTCTTTTCTAATTCCTCACACCAAATATTCTCCATCTCCTTTTTCATTCATTCacccatcttcttgttcttaaattttttttttcttttctcttggaACAAAATGGCTCCAAGAGGGGATTCTTGGAGGCACAATGAAGAAATTATTCTTTGCCGAGCTTGGATCAccgtttttttttaattcattaaataataagaataatttttaactattatgataaaatgttaaattttttttaccttatttaattaaattaacatatttttaatataatattcatcaaaattatactcatattatattttagtaaaaaatagtaaaaatagcACTCCCATATAGCACCTcatggttggagatgagaattgagtcctatataaatagtgcaacaagggggtgctaaaatgagaatagcacccccaaatagAGCCAagggttggagttgcccttagaGAGAAACGGTCAAAGTTCATTCAATATGCAAAATAAAACTAAGAGCTAATTAAATTAGGCAAAGACTCAGGCCCAAAGAGACCCAAACCTTAGCCTAATTCAGTGCAGCAAATTCAGAGGGCTCTAGCTTGCTTAACACGTCTAGCAAACAAGTCCTTACCGCCATCATAGGACTTGCAGCACCTTCTCATCCCTTGTTGGCAGCCACCGCCACTAGGCGTGGACACAAGGGTGTGCTGAGGTGTGCTACAGCCCACCTCAACATTTTGGgggaaaaaaataattatatatataccaaGTTATAGcacccctaaaaaaaaaatcaaacatatataattgACTCAATTTCGATTATGGATGAGTTTTATGCTTCATTTAATTGAAGAGCACAACTTGAGTAATTgaatttcttataaaaaaaaacttaagtaATTGAATTTGTATTAACATTGAATATTTAACTTTCAATTGTTTCAATTTTCCATTGTTAGATTTGAGTAACAAAATACATTTTGTGGATGATATTTTAGCAAGTGTTATGCAATTAAGATATTCCATCAAAACAAAATAGACTTCACCAAATTTTTAAGAATAATTTTTCTTGCCAGCATAAGGTAAATTTAGCCCACTTCAAATCTAATTCCTGATTCTGTCCCTAACCGCCACCGTCACAGTCCTCCAGGACTGGTTACTGaccaacagttttttttttttttttgaggggaaaTGAAGATATATTCTTGTGATCAAAAAGATCATACGACTGTACAAGGTCAAGCTAGGAGATCCGAAGATCACCCATTACATTAGTTGCTCAAGTAGTGCACTGACTACACATTAAAAATGACTACTAGCCTAGACTACTCCGCCTTGATCAATAAGAAGCTACAACACCAAAAAAACAGTACATCCACCTAAGACCGTCTTGGTGTACATTAGTACTGACCCTTGGACACATTGTAACAACCCAAAGAAACAAGGTATATAGGGCCAAGGCCCACTGCACCCACCAGTAAAAGATGGAGCATTattacacaaataaaataacaaacaaataataaaattgGACCCAAAGCAAAGCCCAGATCCAAGAGCACTCAAACCCTAGCCAAACTCCAAGTTGTAGCAGCCACCACGGCTCCACCACGTTGATGAGACCCTAGCCACCGCCACAGTAGACGTCGGACGACCATCCACCCCACCATCATCGCCAGCACGCCGACAAGAAGCACCACCTCCCCCAAAACACCTCCTCCCCGCATGGTTCCGAAGCACCCATACCAGATCGGAAAACTCCTATCCAAAACGAGCCCGTCGAAGCCCCACCTCACGCCGTCCTGCCAGTCGCCGTCGTCGATCAAGGGAAGAGAATGCCGATACCACCAGTCTGCCGCCGCTAGAGCCTCCAAACGATTAGAAGACGCAGACCCACCACAGGCTTGCAAGCTTGTCAAGGTCCAAGCCACACCGCCGCAGCACAGGCTGAGAAACGGCCATCAAAATATCCCCGCCCGACCGCACTCACCGTTTACCGACAAGGCTAATAGCCTGGTACGGCACGAGAGCCACTGGACGAGAGCCTCCAAGCTTACCTAAGGAAACCTAGCCGCCCTctccttgagagagagagagagagcgagagcgagagggggggggggggggtgtgtgTTTGGTAAAACCTCACTGACCAACAGTTTTGATTGTTAGCTTTGTCTATAAAGGTTTGATTTAAGACATAAATTGAAGTACGTGTCGCTCTGGGAATGAAACtatttcttattctaaaaaaaaatctccactAAATATTATCCATTTTAGGGGGGGCTTTCTTGAAATTTTGCTTTTCCAGAATTCGAAAAACCATGTAAAAGAGCGGGAAAACCCTGAAAATCCCAATGCACCATTACTTTTCCCGCCTCTCTTAATTCCCAATTCCCTATTCTGTAAATTTCccacaaaatgaaaaaaataaaaaaataagctCCAGTTTACCGGTCAAGAAAATCAAAGAGAAACTCCAGGTTCTGCTTCATCTCCAAATCAAGATGAGAGCTCTCAAACTCTCAGATCCCGATTAGAAATCAGAAACCCGCTCCGATCAGATCCACACCATGCCCAATCCCCCAGTCTCAGATCACCGCCGCCACAGAAGCACATCGGAGACGGAGAAAGCATGGCACGTATTATCAATTCTATTCACTCTCCGCCGCCCCGCTACTCCGGAAGAGCTGGCGTCGCGGTGCCGGTTGTTCGACGCCACGGCGGAGTTGGTCCTGAGCCTCTGCTCGATCCCTAATTCTCCGATTTGTTCGACGGAGGAGGAGGACGGACTGGTCACTGTGGCTATGGCAACGGTTTCGGCTTTGGAAGAGTTTGCGCCGGAGTCGAGGATGGTTATGGAATTGTACGTGTTGCGGAGTTTTTATCCGAACGCCGAGTTcaggaagaagagaaaggggCCGGATTTGGACAATGAGGCGGTGCCGATGGCGAAAAGGAGATTGCGGTTTCGAAATGAGGATGGTATGAATTGTTTTGAAGATTTtaaagttttgaaattttgttgCGAAATTAATTTGTTGGAGTTGAAAATTGTAGCAGGTGAAGCAGATGGAGTGTTAGCTTGTCAGCATAATTTGATTGAGGTATTGTCTTGATCATTCTATATGTTATCTTTCtagtatttgttttatttttctttgtagtATTGATCATTGTTTCGATTAGTTCATTACTGGGAGAAGTTGGGATTGATTCGAGTAAACTGTATTTGTTGACTttagtttactctgcctggtaCTAATTTGAGTAGGGAAATTCAAATAATGAGAGAGCTTTGGGCCCTTTACTTCTTGACTTCAATGCTGAACTTTCGAGTCTTCAAATGACACTTTTTGAACATGAGGAAGAAGGTGATGGTGTTGTTTGGCCGAGTGCTTTGATGCGTGAGGAGAGCCCTGGATCGTTAGATGCATACAATGCAGTCAATAATCTGCTGAAAACTGAAGCAGATATATGCAACGTGCAGCCAATTCAAGTTGTTCGAGGTGAGGGATGCTTCTTTGATTTGAATTTACCTCCGCCAAGTTCAAATCAGGATGCCTTGGCTGGTAACGAGAGATTAAAGCATGAGAAAGATTTTACTGGCACATTTTTCTTACAAGAAGCAGAAAGCAATATTGGTGCTGGCATTCATGACACTCATTCTTGCAACGCTTCAATGGATCAATCAAAAGACGATGAAGAACCTCTAGTCGAAGGTACTGTGAACGAAGGTTATGATGAAGTAAGAGCAGAAGGAGATGGTGAACAGTTTGTTTTGTCAGAGAAGGTTGACGCATTTGGTGAAGCACCCACACATTGCTTGGACTCTGAAAATACAAAGAATGTTATAGCCTTGGATAAAGACCAGAGTATGAAAAAGGCAGAGACAAAGACTGACTTCCCATCAGCTGAATGCCCTTCTCCTGAGAAGCCGCTTGCAAACTCTTCCGGAAAATTGAAGGGCATGTACACAAATTTTCCTTCACAAGAACGATTTCTTGTGGATTCGTTAGAAGATAATGAAGTTGTTGACACTCCCAAACAGCAGAATCAATGTAAAAGTGGTCAGAGATATCTCTCTGTAGAacataaattgaagaaaaacaacacaaatagCATGCATCCAAAAGAAAACATGGTGGATACTACCTCTGTATCTCCTAAGGTAATTAATATTATTGAACTGCTTTTGTGCTGTTCTTGAATTTGAAAGTTATATTGGAACGATTGCCATGATGACTCCATATTGGTTTGTTTGTTGAATCAGTTGGAGAAAATAAAACTACCTCGCTTTGAGGATTTTATaatagaggaagaagaaggttcAGGTATTCAGATTTTAGTGCCTTTGTCCTGTTTATTGATGTATATCAGATGTTCAGACTTTTTGAATGTTGTTCTGCTGTTACTCAATTGTCCAGGTGGTTATGGAACTGTTTACAGGGCTCAGAGGAAGAATGACGGGAAAAGGTTTGCCATAAAATGTAAGCGAATGTATGTTTCATGTATCTATGTTACTTTTGACCATTTCCGTATCTGTAACCAGATGCTTTATATGGTGTTGACTAATAAGAAGTAACAGCTTATTAGTTGAAACAGAGTTAGAAAAACTAGAACAAGTCTTATCAGTATTCTAGCGTAGAAACATAAtctatcaacttaagtgcagtCTGAAAGCTTGTGCACTTgtgtttttgttgttgacaataaGCACTGACACTCCCTGTATATAAGAATAAATTTGCAATGATTGATGCttaacttttgttttcttttcaggTCCCCATGTTAAAGCTCATAAACAACATGTTGATAATGAGCGGAAAATGCTTGAGCGTTTTGGGTAAGTTTTCAGAAGCTGATCACAGATTAGATAATGCAGTTTCATTATGATATGCAACAGAACTAATGCTATTGGAATTTATTGATGCAGGGGTAGGAACTTCATTATAAAGTACGAAGGTGCTTTCAGAAGTGGTGACAGTGAGTGCTTTATTTTGGAACATGTTGAACATGACAGACCTGAGGTACTTACGAAATGCTTCAGTTCAGCTATCTTCCTGACAGTGCTCAAGTCTCTTTGAGCTACTGAGCCAACTCATTTTCTGTACGTATAAAGAAATTTGAGTTGTCAATGGACACTAATATTGCTATGCTGTGACGGAAATAAAACCTCTTTAGCAGAAATGCTTGGCATAACTATCACATTTTTCGTAGGTCTTATTTTAGTTTCTTCTTAACTGCTAGGTCTTGAAGAAAAAGATTGATCTATTTGAGCTCCAGTGGTATGGCTATTGCATGTTTAGAGCCCTAGCATGCTTGCATAAGCAGGTACTATCTTACTACAGTTGCCATACATCAATCTCATGTAATATTTGTAGAATCCactttagtttttaatttttgattgcAGGGTGTGGTGCACAGAGATGTTAAGCCTGGAAACTTCCTCTTCTCTCAGAAGCTAAGCAAAGGTTACCTGATTGATTTCAACCTTGCCATGGTTAGGATCTTAATCTTGATAGTGCTGCCTTCTGCATATgagatttttgtttcttttttgcaTTCATTAGCTGAAGGTTTGGGAATGTTTTAAGGGCAATCTGATTGTGTGCAATTTCTACTTTTTGTTTCACAGGATTTACAGCAGAAGTATGCAATTAGAAGTAAGTGGTCTTTAACTTTCAGCTATTATTTAGCTATTTGTCGTACCTGCTTCCTATTTCATTGCAATAGTGGTGAGTCTGGGAAATCCATAGCACTAACGTTGATTTCTACTGACTAGGTCTTtggactaaaaaaaaaaatttgaaaataataataataaaaattctcagatatatagacacacaccaTAGTTAGAACAAACAAAAGATCATCACTTACCAAAGTTtactttccaaatattgattttGTTGTTTGGTGTCCTCTAAAGTCATAACTGTAATGTGCTTGAGTTTTTATCTGATTAACGTTGGGTTTATGCATTTCTCAGATAAATCAAAATATAATCGCCACGTGTCCTTTGGTCATGTGCCTCTCCCTCAAAGTAAATCTGCTCTACCAAACAGAGAAAAGAGGTTTGTGAGAAGTGATCTTGTAGATCCAAAGAAAACTGTTGACCCTAATAGGAATGTGAGGAAGAGGGCTCAGGTTGTTCCCTTGAATAACGATCCTAAGATGAGTGTTGGGAATAAATTTAAAAGCCAGCGTGCGGATGGCTCAGGTATAACCTCCACTAAGGATGCGACAGACAAAACTCCATCCACAGAAAGGGTGAGGGAACCTCTGCCTTGCCTAGGAAGAAAAGAGTTGATCAGCCTGGCGCAGGATGTGATTCGTAGTCCAGTCCATGATGTACTAAAATCTCCTGCTTCCAAAAGGAAAAGGATTGCTGCTTCTCCAGGCAAGATCGACAGCAAACTAATCTATACAACTCCAATGTCTCTGAACTTTACTGGTGCAGCTATTTCTAGTGCCAATTTACTGAAAAGCAAAGGTGTGTAGCCAGTTAATGTATGTTTAAGTAAACTTACTAGTAACTTGTTTGCTAATTGCTTCAGTTGTCTTAGGGGACGGGAAACAAAAGAGTGAAGGTCCATGTGCTGGAACCAAGGGATTCCGTGCTCCAGAGGTCAGGTTTTGCCTTCCTTATTTCTCAGATGCCTCTTGGGATTATGCATATGCACTACCTAATGCTTCATTCAATTGTTGATATGTACGTTTGTTTCATCCTTGTGTTCTGTTTTGGCATCAACATTATGAGTTTTCTATTCTGGCTCAACCTGATAAGATCCCAGACATTATTTATAGAGAGCAAATCAGTCAATGGCCAAAAGTAGACTTTCCACATGTATATATAGCACATAGGCAAACCCAAATGTTCCATAGTACCGGTAGATCTGGATcgaggcaatcacatatcaatgGTTCAGTGATGATAATTTGCTAGGCAACTTTAGTTATAGCTGAACTAACAGCATTATATATACAGTAATTGCTTTGAGATTATTATCAGTGAATATGATATTACCTAATGAAATGACTCAGACCTTAGCTCACGTGTTATTTTGTTACTCTGATACTTGATTTACCATTTTACAGGTCTTGTTCAGATCTCTGCATCAAGGCCCTAAGGGCGATGTCTGGTCAGCTGGAGTTACCCTGCTTTACCTGATGATAGGAAGAACTCCTTTTACTGGAGATCCTGAACAGTAGAATCCCCATCTTTGTAGTAGCATAATtgattaattcatttttttttttttttgcccaaaTTCTTCCTAATCATATATATCAACCATGACAGGAATATAAAAGATATAGCAAAGTTAAAGGGCAGTGAAGACTTATGGGAAGTGGCCAAGCTACATGACCGTGAATCCTCGTTTCCAGTGGTATATTATTAGTTCTTTGTTTAATCTCATATTCGGTTCAGCAGAAACATGCATCGCTCTTTTTGTAAGATAAAATATGGGTGTATGATTCTTCATGAAGTTTTAGCTGCACTGTATTAACTGCATTGGGTTGATAATTGCTGATTTTTCCAGGAGTTATTCGATGTCAAATCCTTGCCATCAATGAAACTACAAAGTTGGTGCA
This portion of the Rosa chinensis cultivar Old Blush chromosome 1, RchiOBHm-V2, whole genome shotgun sequence genome encodes:
- the LOC112174818 gene encoding uncharacterized protein LOC112174818 isoform X2 — protein: MPNPPVSDHRRHRSTSETEKAWHVLSILFTLRRPATPEELASRCRLFDATAELVLSLCSIPNSPICSTEEEDGLVTVAMATVSALEEFAPESRMVMELYVLRSFYPNAEFRKKRKGPDLDNEAVPMAKRRLRFRNEDGEADGVLACQHNLIEGNSNNERALGPLLLDFNAELSSLQMTLFEHEEEGDGVVWPSALMREESPGSLDAYNAVNNLLKTEADICNVQPIQVVRGEGCFFDLNLPPPSSNQDALAGNERLKHEKDFTGTFFLQEAESNIGAGIHDTHSCNASMDQSKDDEEPLVEGTVNEGYDEVRAEGDGEQFVLSEKVDAFGEAPTHCLDSENTKNVIALDKDQSMKKAETKTDFPSAECPSPEKPLANSSGKLKGMYTNFPSQERFLVDSLEDNEVVDTPKQQNQCKSGQRYLSVEHKLKKNNTNSMHPKENMVDTTSVSPKLEKIKLPRFEDFIIEEEEGSGGYGTVYRAQRKNDGKRFAIKCPHVKAHKQHVDNERKMLERFGGRNFIIKYEGAFRSGDSECFILEHVEHDRPEVLKKKIDLFELQWYGYCMFRALACLHKQGVVHRDVKPGNFLFSQKLSKGYLIDFNLAMDLQQKYAIRNKSKYNRHVSFGHVPLPQSKSALPNREKRFVRSDLVDPKKTVDPNRNVRKRAQVVPLNNDPKMSVGNKFKSQRADGSGITSTKDATDKTPSTERVREPLPCLGRKELISLAQDVIRSPVHDVLKSPASKRKRIAASPGKIDSKLIYTTPMSLNFTGAAISSANLLKSKGDGKQKSEGPCAGTKGFRAPEVLFRSLHQGPKGDVWSAGVTLLYLMIGRTPFTGDPEQNIKDIAKLKGSEDLWEVAKLHDRESSFPVELFDVKSLPSMKLQSWCKAHTKRSEFFNLIPRSLFDLVDKCLTVNPRLRISAEEALNHEFFAPCHESLRKHRMSRRGSMGAQNDLVQSLE
- the LOC112174818 gene encoding uncharacterized protein LOC112174818 isoform X1, whose product is MPNPPVSDHRRHRSTSETEKAWHVLSILFTLRRPATPEELASRCRLFDATAELVLSLCSIPNSPICSTEEEDGLVTVAMATVSALEEFAPESRMVMELYVLRSFYPNAEFRKKRKGPDLDNEAVPMAKRRLRFRNEDAGEADGVLACQHNLIEGNSNNERALGPLLLDFNAELSSLQMTLFEHEEEGDGVVWPSALMREESPGSLDAYNAVNNLLKTEADICNVQPIQVVRGEGCFFDLNLPPPSSNQDALAGNERLKHEKDFTGTFFLQEAESNIGAGIHDTHSCNASMDQSKDDEEPLVEGTVNEGYDEVRAEGDGEQFVLSEKVDAFGEAPTHCLDSENTKNVIALDKDQSMKKAETKTDFPSAECPSPEKPLANSSGKLKGMYTNFPSQERFLVDSLEDNEVVDTPKQQNQCKSGQRYLSVEHKLKKNNTNSMHPKENMVDTTSVSPKLEKIKLPRFEDFIIEEEEGSGGYGTVYRAQRKNDGKRFAIKCPHVKAHKQHVDNERKMLERFGGRNFIIKYEGAFRSGDSECFILEHVEHDRPEVLKKKIDLFELQWYGYCMFRALACLHKQGVVHRDVKPGNFLFSQKLSKGYLIDFNLAMDLQQKYAIRNKSKYNRHVSFGHVPLPQSKSALPNREKRFVRSDLVDPKKTVDPNRNVRKRAQVVPLNNDPKMSVGNKFKSQRADGSGITSTKDATDKTPSTERVREPLPCLGRKELISLAQDVIRSPVHDVLKSPASKRKRIAASPGKIDSKLIYTTPMSLNFTGAAISSANLLKSKGDGKQKSEGPCAGTKGFRAPEVLFRSLHQGPKGDVWSAGVTLLYLMIGRTPFTGDPEQNIKDIAKLKGSEDLWEVAKLHDRESSFPVELFDVKSLPSMKLQSWCKAHTKRSEFFNLIPRSLFDLVDKCLTVNPRLRISAEEALNHEFFAPCHESLRKHRMSRRGSMGAQNDLVQSLE